From the genome of Rhizobium binae, one region includes:
- a CDS encoding 3-deoxy-7-phosphoheptulonate synthase, whose protein sequence is MPDTIDDLRILEITPLTKPADIIAEIPRTVAVSATVTSNRRAIHKILEGEDDRLIVVIGPCSIHDPAAAREYAERLAEQRQRFSSDLEIVMRVYFEKPRTTVGWKGLINDPHLDGSYRIEEGLRIARRLLLDINAMGLPAGVEFLETITPQYITDLVSWGAIGARTTESQIHRQLASGLSCPIGFKNGTDGGVRIALDAILAASQPHHFPAVTKDGQAAIASTKGNEDCHIILRGGKRPNYEAADVQVVVSEAVKLGVDPRILIDASHANSNKDPMNQPHVVKDVAGQIAAGNRHIKGMMVESNLVAGRQDLVPGKPLVYGQSITDGCIDWDMSVAVLEDLAVSARERRNAAAAA, encoded by the coding sequence GTGCCCGATACCATTGATGATCTGCGTATCCTCGAGATCACGCCGCTGACCAAACCTGCAGATATCATCGCGGAAATCCCCCGAACCGTTGCAGTCAGCGCGACGGTGACCAGCAACCGTCGTGCGATCCATAAGATTCTCGAGGGAGAAGACGACCGCCTGATCGTCGTCATCGGCCCGTGCTCCATCCATGATCCTGCTGCGGCACGCGAATATGCCGAGCGGCTGGCGGAACAACGGCAGCGCTTCTCGAGCGATCTCGAAATCGTCATGCGCGTCTATTTCGAAAAGCCGCGCACCACGGTCGGCTGGAAGGGCCTGATAAACGATCCGCATCTCGATGGCAGCTACCGCATCGAGGAAGGACTTCGGATTGCCAGGCGCCTGCTGCTCGACATCAATGCGATGGGCTTGCCTGCCGGCGTCGAATTCCTCGAAACGATCACGCCGCAATACATCACCGATCTCGTGAGCTGGGGCGCGATCGGCGCACGCACGACCGAAAGCCAGATCCATCGCCAGCTCGCCTCCGGCCTCTCTTGCCCGATCGGCTTCAAGAACGGCACGGACGGCGGCGTTCGCATCGCGCTCGACGCTATCCTCGCCGCCTCGCAGCCGCATCACTTCCCCGCCGTCACCAAGGACGGCCAGGCTGCCATTGCGTCAACAAAGGGCAACGAGGACTGCCATATCATCCTGCGCGGCGGCAAGCGGCCGAATTATGAGGCCGCCGATGTCCAGGTGGTGGTCAGCGAAGCCGTCAAGCTCGGCGTGGATCCCCGCATCCTCATCGACGCCAGTCATGCCAACAGCAACAAGGACCCGATGAATCAACCGCATGTGGTCAAGGACGTCGCCGGACAGATCGCCGCCGGAAACCGCCACATCAAGGGCATGATGGTCGAAAGCAACCTCGTGGCTGGCCGTCAGGATCTCGTCCCCGGCAAACCGCTGGTCTACGGCCAGTCCATTACCGATGGCTGTATCGACTGGGATATGTCGGTCGCTGTGCTGGAGGACCTCGCTGTTTCCGCCCGCGAGCGGCGGAACGCGGCGGCCGCAGCCTAG
- a CDS encoding TolB family protein, giving the protein MRSSVEIYDVRTGRAREVWQTDRLVEAPNFSADGSYLLLNGDGLLYRLPLDGGEVTQVDTGFAVNCNNDHGISPDGTQIVISDKTEFGKSTIYVLPIEGGTPRLVTQNQPSYWHGWSPDGRQLAYCGIRDDLFDIYTISVDGGAETRLTHGEGRNDGPDYSADGQWIYFNSSRTGLMQIWRIHTDGTGLEQVTSDNQGNWFAHPSPKNDKVLILSYDANVFDHPRDLDVRLRLMDMDGGNLKTLFELFGGQGTINVPCWSPDGDEFAYVKYFPAA; this is encoded by the coding sequence ATGCGCAGCTCGGTCGAGATCTACGATGTCAGGACGGGCAGGGCTCGCGAAGTCTGGCAGACCGACAGGCTGGTCGAGGCACCGAACTTCTCGGCTGACGGTTCCTACCTGCTCTTGAACGGCGACGGTCTGCTCTACCGGCTGCCGCTCGATGGTGGCGAAGTCACCCAAGTCGATACCGGCTTTGCCGTCAACTGCAACAATGATCACGGCATTTCGCCCGACGGCACCCAGATTGTCATCTCCGACAAGACCGAATTCGGCAAATCGACGATCTATGTGCTGCCGATCGAGGGCGGCACGCCGCGGCTCGTCACGCAGAACCAGCCATCCTATTGGCATGGCTGGTCGCCGGATGGGCGCCAGCTCGCCTATTGCGGCATCCGCGACGACCTTTTCGACATCTATACGATCTCCGTCGACGGCGGCGCCGAGACGCGGCTGACGCATGGCGAAGGCCGCAATGACGGGCCGGATTATTCCGCCGACGGGCAATGGATCTATTTCAATTCCAGCCGCACCGGTTTGATGCAGATCTGGCGCATTCACACGGACGGTACCGGGCTGGAGCAGGTAACCTCGGACAATCAGGGGAACTGGTTCGCCCATCCGTCGCCGAAGAACGACAAGGTGCTGATCCTGTCCTACGACGCCAACGTTTTTGACCACCCGCGCGATCTCGACGTGCGGCTGCGGCTGATGGATATGGATGGCGGCAACCTGAAGACGCTGTTCGAGCTATTTGGCGGGCAGGGCACGATCAACGTGCCCTGCTGGTCACCAGACGGTGACGAGTTTGCCTATGTCAAATATTTCCCCGCGGCCTAG
- a CDS encoding NAD+ synthase yields MTQENALSEIFRIAIGQLNPTVGDVAGNLAKAREARADAGREGAHLLVLTELFISGYPPEDLVLKPAFIRACWKAVESLAADTADGGPGVIIGFPRQDEKGRYNSVAVLDGGKVIAVRDKVDLPNYGEFDEKRVFHQGAMPGPVNFRGIRLGIPICEDIWGELGVCETLAESGAEILLSPNGSPYYRGKVDIRHQVVLKQVVETGLPLIYAAQLGGQDELVFDGASFAFNADRSLAFQMSEFETALAVTTWKRGESGWHCAEGPMARIPEGEEADYRACLLGFRDYVNKNGFKTVVLGLSGGIDSAICAAIAVDALGEERVRTVMLPYRYTSEDSLKDAADCAKALGCRYDIVPIEQPVTGFSSALSDLFEGTDSGITEENLQSRARGVILMAISNKFGAMVVTTGNKSEMSVGYATLYGDMNGGFNPIKDLYKMQVYALARWRNENVPPSALGPSGEVIPPNIIDKAPSAELRPDQKDQDSLPPYPVLDDILECLVEKEMAVEEIVARGHDVATVHRVEHLLYLAEYKRRQSAPGVKITKKNFGRDRRYPITNRFRDR; encoded by the coding sequence ATGACACAGGAAAACGCTCTTTCTGAAATCTTCCGCATCGCCATCGGCCAGCTCAATCCAACGGTCGGCGATGTGGCCGGCAATCTTGCCAAGGCGCGCGAGGCCCGCGCCGATGCTGGCCGGGAGGGCGCGCATCTGCTCGTCCTGACCGAACTTTTCATCTCCGGCTATCCGCCGGAGGACCTGGTGCTGAAGCCGGCCTTCATCCGCGCCTGCTGGAAGGCGGTCGAAAGCCTGGCAGCCGATACTGCCGATGGCGGGCCGGGCGTCATCATCGGTTTTCCCCGGCAGGACGAGAAGGGGCGTTATAATTCCGTCGCCGTGCTCGACGGCGGCAAAGTCATCGCAGTGCGCGACAAGGTCGATCTGCCGAACTACGGTGAGTTCGATGAGAAGCGCGTCTTCCATCAGGGCGCCATGCCCGGTCCGGTCAATTTCCGCGGAATCAGGCTCGGTATTCCGATCTGCGAGGATATCTGGGGCGAGCTCGGCGTCTGCGAGACGCTGGCCGAAAGCGGCGCTGAAATCCTGCTGTCGCCAAATGGCTCTCCCTACTACCGCGGCAAGGTCGATATCCGTCATCAGGTGGTGCTGAAGCAGGTGGTCGAGACCGGTCTGCCGCTGATCTACGCCGCCCAGCTCGGCGGCCAGGACGAGCTCGTCTTCGACGGCGCGAGTTTCGCATTCAATGCCGACAGGTCGCTTGCATTCCAGATGAGCGAGTTCGAGACGGCGCTTGCGGTGACGACGTGGAAGCGTGGTGAAAGCGGCTGGCACTGCGCCGAAGGGCCGATGGCGCGTATCCCCGAGGGCGAGGAGGCAGATTACCGCGCCTGCCTGCTCGGCTTTCGCGATTACGTCAACAAGAACGGCTTCAAGACAGTGGTGCTCGGCCTTTCCGGCGGCATCGACTCGGCGATCTGCGCGGCCATCGCCGTCGATGCGCTCGGCGAGGAGCGGGTGCGCACCGTCATGCTGCCCTACCGCTACACCTCGGAGGATTCGCTGAAGGACGCGGCCGATTGCGCCAAGGCACTCGGATGCCGCTACGATATCGTGCCGATCGAGCAGCCGGTGACGGGCTTCAGCAGCGCTCTTTCTGATCTCTTCGAGGGTACGGATAGCGGCATCACCGAGGAGAACCTGCAGAGCCGCGCGCGCGGCGTCATCCTGATGGCGATCTCCAACAAGTTCGGCGCGATGGTGGTGACGACGGGCAACAAGTCGGAAATGTCCGTCGGCTACGCCACCCTCTATGGCGACATGAACGGCGGCTTCAACCCCATCAAGGACCTCTACAAGATGCAGGTCTATGCGTTGGCCCGCTGGCGCAACGAGAATGTGCCGCCGAGTGCGCTGGGGCCGTCAGGCGAGGTGATCCCGCCGAATATCATCGACAAGGCGCCATCGGCCGAACTGCGACCCGACCAGAAGGACCAGGATTCGCTCCCGCCCTATCCTGTTCTCGACGATATTCTCGAATGCCTGGTCGAGAAGGAGATGGCGGTTGAGGAGATCGTCGCGCGCGGCCATGACGTGGCGACCGTCCACCGTGTCGAGCACCTGCTCTATCTCGCCGAATACAAACGCCGGCAGTCGGCGCCGGGCGTGAAGATCACCAAGAAGAATTTTGGGCGTGATCGGCGTTATCCCATCACCAACCGGTTCCGTGATCGCTGA
- a CDS encoding DUF1003 domain-containing protein has protein sequence MHNISNFMHHHFDKPVDELGDIEKRVLAKTHERKIISTDVNAAFSAEASFGERVADGIARVGGSWSFIIAFLAFLAVWTIINTIILATGAFDPYPFVFLNLILSMIAAIQAPIIMMSQNRQAERDRFEAAKDYEVNLKAELEVLSLHQKIDMHVLTELTALREDVARLSAALTAKS, from the coding sequence ATGCATAATATTTCGAACTTCATGCACCATCATTTCGACAAGCCGGTCGATGAACTCGGCGACATCGAAAAACGCGTGCTGGCGAAAACCCATGAGCGCAAGATCATCTCGACCGACGTCAATGCCGCCTTCTCCGCCGAGGCCTCGTTCGGTGAGCGTGTCGCCGACGGCATCGCCCGCGTCGGCGGCTCCTGGTCCTTCATCATCGCTTTCCTGGCTTTTCTCGCTGTCTGGACGATAATCAACACCATCATCCTGGCAACGGGGGCCTTCGATCCCTATCCCTTCGTCTTCCTGAACCTGATCCTGTCGATGATCGCCGCCATCCAGGCGCCGATCATCATGATGTCGCAAAACCGCCAGGCCGAGCGCGACCGCTTCGAGGCCGCAAAGGATTACGAAGTCAATCTCAAGGCCGAGCTCGAAGTGCTCTCCCTGCATCAGAAGATCGATATGCACGTGTTGACCGAGCTGACGGCGTTGCGCGAGGACGTCGCCCGCCTCAGCGCCGCGCTCACCGCCAAAAGCTAG
- a CDS encoding GFA family protein: MTERHTGGCLCGAVRYSIAGKPGPVVGCHCSQCRKQTGFYYAAANVPRTALSVEGAEAVRWYRSSSEAQRGFCANCGSALFWQGDESPEVSVLAGSFDEPTGLSFSHHIYCTDKGDFYEITDGLPQYDRYPA; encoded by the coding sequence ATGACCGAACGGCATACAGGCGGCTGCCTTTGCGGCGCAGTGCGATATTCGATCGCGGGGAAACCCGGGCCCGTTGTCGGCTGCCATTGCTCGCAGTGCCGCAAGCAGACGGGGTTTTATTATGCCGCGGCGAACGTGCCGCGCACGGCTCTTTCGGTGGAGGGCGCCGAAGCGGTCCGCTGGTATCGATCGAGCAGTGAGGCGCAGCGCGGTTTCTGCGCGAATTGCGGCTCGGCATTATTCTGGCAGGGTGATGAATCGCCCGAGGTTTCAGTCCTGGCCGGAAGCTTTGACGAGCCGACCGGGCTTTCCTTCAGTCACCACATTTATTGCACTGACAAGGGCGACTTCTACGAGATCACGGATGGTCTGCCGCAATATGACAGATATCCTGCCTAG